The Poecilia reticulata strain Guanapo linkage group LG13, Guppy_female_1.0+MT, whole genome shotgun sequence genome has a segment encoding these proteins:
- the tmem97 gene encoding sigma intracellular receptor 2, which yields MAVRVLEIIFFFYFASHIPITLFIDLQALLPEHVYPQPLKDLLRWYAEEFKDPMVLDPPEWFKSFIFCEAFLQMPFFPIAAYAFLKGGCKWIRTPAIVYSTHVATTLIPILAHILFHQFPVKPHPGPQTNWERWLLISIYAPYLLVPALLLLTMLLSSKYNPTSKPGSTSGKAKKKN from the exons ATGGCTGTTCGTGTGTtagaaataatctttttcttttattttgcctCCCACATTCCTATTACGTTATTTATTGACTTACAAGCCCTTCTACCTGAACATGTGTACCCCCAGCCG CTGAAGGATCTTCTGAGGTGGTATGCAGAGGAGTTCAAAGACCCCATGGTGCTGGATCCTCCTGAGTGGTTCAAGTCGTTTATTTTCTGCGAGGCTTTTCTCCAAATGCCATTTTTCCCCATTGCAGCTTATGCTTTTCTGAAAG GTGGCTGTAAGTGGATCCGGACTCCTGCCATTGTGTACTCCACGCATGTTGCCACCACGCTKATTCCCATCCTAGCCCACATCCTTTTTCATCAGTTCCCTGTCAAACCCCACCCCGGCCCCCAGACTAACTGGGAGCGCTGGCTGCTGATCTCCATATACGCGCCGTACCTGCTGGTCcctgcgctgctgctgctcacaatGCTGCTCTCCTCCAAATACAACCCCACCTCCAAACCTGGCAGCACATCAGGCAAAgccaagaagaaaaactga